The Pantoea eucalypti sequence CTGGTATTACCGCTGGCTATTCCGGTTTTAATCTTCGCCAGTGCGGCGATGGAGGCGGCCAGTCAGGGGTTGCCGATTGGCGGCTATCTGGCGATTCTTGGCGCTATGTTGATGGGCAGTGCGACACTCGCGCCGTTTGCTACGGCGGCGGCGCTACGCATCACGTTGCAATAGCCACTTTGCAATAACCGCGCGTACAAGACGCGGCAACACTCTTTTATCGTTAATGTGAGCATTTGATATGTGGAAAGCGTTACATCAGCTGGCCAGACCCGAACGGCTTTATCAGTTTTCGGGGCGACTGGTTCCGTGGTTCGCCATCGCCGGGCTGGCGGCGTTGCTGCTGGGCTGGGTCTGGGGATTTGGATACGCACCCGCTGACTATCAGCAGGGCGACAGCTTCCGCATCATGTACATTCATGTGCCCGCTGCGATGTGGTCGATGGGGGTTTATGCTTCAATGGCCATCGCCGCCTTTATCGGCCTGGTGTGGCAGATGAAAATGGCCGATCTGGTTTCCGCCGCCATGGCTCCGGTGGGTGCGGTTTTTACCTTTATTGCGCTGGTCACCGGCTCGGCATGGGGCAAGCCGATGTGGGGCACCTGGTGGATCTGGGATGCCCGCCTCACATCAGAGCTGGTACTGCTGTTCCTCTATATGGGTGTGATTGCGCTGTATCACGCTTTTGATGACCGCCGCACCGCAGGCCGGGCCGCGGGTATTTTGATTCTGGTCGGCGTGGTCAATCTGCCGATCATTCACTTCTCAGTGCAGTGGTGGAATACCCTGCATCAGGGCTCGTCGGGCATTCTCCAGCAGGCGATTGCGCCGGTTATGCGCACGCCGCTGCGCTGGGCAATCCTCGGTTATCTGCTGGTCTTTATTACGCTGACGCTGATGCGACTGCGTAACCTGATTCTGTTAACCGAACGTCATCGTCCCTGGGCGATTGATGTGGCGAAGCGGGGGGAGCAGGCATGACTCCAGCCTTTTCCTCCTGGCACGCCTTCTTTGCGATGGGCGGTTACGCTTTCTACGTCTGGCTGGCAGTGGCCTGCACGTTGCTTTCACTGATCGGCCTGACGCTGCATACCCTGTTACTGCGCCGCCGTTTGCTGGCGGAGATTCGCCAGCGTGACGCACGTGAACGTCGCATCCGGGCAGCAAAATCGAAAAAAGCCGCGACTGAAGCGGCAGGAGAGAAGTTGTGAATATCCGTCGACGCAACCGCCTTTATGCGGCCCTGGCGATCCTGCTCGGTCTTGGCCTGGCCACCGCGCTGGTGATGTATGCGCTGCGCTCAAACATCGATCTCTTCTATACCCCAGGCGAAATCCTCTACGGCAAAGGGGAGGCGCACGAGAAGCCCGAAGCGGGACAGCGGCTGCGCGTCGGTGGCATGGTGATGCCCGGCAGCGTCCGGCGCGATCCGAAAACGCTGGCTGTGTCGTTCAAACTTTATGATGCGCGTGGTGTGGTCAGCGTCAGTTTTGAAGGGATCCTGCCGGACCTGTTCCGTGAAGGGCAGGGCGTTGTCGCGCAGGGCGTGCTGGCGGCGGGCAACCAGGTGATCGCCAAAGAGGTTCTGGCAAAACATGATGAGAAATATACGCCGCCGGAGATTGAAAACGCGATGAAGAGTGATCAAACTGGCCCGCAGTCGCGCTATCAGGTGGGAAATAAATCATCATGATGCCCGAAATCGGAACCTTTCTGCTCTGCCTGGCGCTGGGCCTCTCCCTGTTGCTGAGCAGCTATCCACTGTGGGGCGCGGTGCGCCAGGATGCCCGCCTGATGGCGATGGCGCGTCCGCTGGCCTCGGGTCTGTTTGTCTGTATCGCGGCGGCGTTTGCACTGCTGGTCTGGGCCTTTATCAGCAACGACTTTACCGTTGCCTATGTCGTCACCAACTCTAACAGCCTGCTGCCGGTTTACTATCGCATCGCCGCCACCTGGGGCGCACATGAAGGATCGCTGCTGTTGTGGGTGTTGCTGCTGAGCACCTGGACACTGGCGGTGGCGATATTCAGTCGTGGTATGCCGCAGGATGCGCTGGCACGCGTGCTGGCAGTGATGGGGATGATCAATCTTGGCTTCCTGCTGTTTATCCTGCTGACGTCTAATCCGTTTGGCCGCACGCTGCCGGACTTCCCGATAGACGGCCATGACCTGAATCCCATGCTGCAGGATATCGGCCTGATCTTCCATCCGCCGCTGCTCTATATGGGCTATGTCGGCTTTTCGGTGGCGTTTGCGTTTGCCATCGCCTCACTGATGGCTGGCCGGCTGGATACCGCCTGGGCGCGCTGGTCACGCCCGTGGACGACCGCGGCCTGGGTCTTTCTGACCATTGGCATCGTACTGGGATCGGCGTGGGCCTATTACGAGCTGGGCTGGGGCGGCTGGTGGTTCTGGGATCCGGTTGAAAATGCGTCGTTTATGCCGTGGCTGGCGGGCACCG is a genomic window containing:
- a CDS encoding heme ABC transporter permease → MWKALHQLARPERLYQFSGRLVPWFAIAGLAALLLGWVWGFGYAPADYQQGDSFRIMYIHVPAAMWSMGVYASMAIAAFIGLVWQMKMADLVSAAMAPVGAVFTFIALVTGSAWGKPMWGTWWIWDARLTSELVLLFLYMGVIALYHAFDDRRTAGRAAGILILVGVVNLPIIHFSVQWWNTLHQGSSGILQQAIAPVMRTPLRWAILGYLLVFITLTLMRLRNLILLTERHRPWAIDVAKRGEQA
- the ccmD gene encoding heme exporter protein CcmD produces the protein MTPAFSSWHAFFAMGGYAFYVWLAVACTLLSLIGLTLHTLLLRRRLLAEIRQRDARERRIRAAKSKKAATEAAGEKL
- the ccmE gene encoding cytochrome c maturation protein CcmE, which translates into the protein MNIRRRNRLYAALAILLGLGLATALVMYALRSNIDLFYTPGEILYGKGEAHEKPEAGQRLRVGGMVMPGSVRRDPKTLAVSFKLYDARGVVSVSFEGILPDLFREGQGVVAQGVLAAGNQVIAKEVLAKHDEKYTPPEIENAMKSDQTGPQSRYQVGNKSS